A region from the bacterium genome encodes:
- a CDS encoding efflux RND transporter periplasmic adaptor subunit — MTRKRMAIGAAALLTLAVAGVFLWQGGKLPFGTSKAVAGADTTQGGKDDPEDVAVPVELASASRRAIAAYYRSASTVEADRQVELVTRVGGRVHALSAEEGDWVAQGAVLAELENEREKVQLRQAELKLEDQRRQLERNRAMMDQKLISDQEFDVVRGAHELAETERDLARIALEETRLRAPFAGQITQRRIVAGQQVAAGEAMVTLADFSPLRVRVHLPEAIARKVSAGQRVLVTPDAEGADLEAVVERISPVVDPATSTVRLTLLLRDAGAAVRAGGFVKVRITTDTHTDALAVPKAALVEEGGLRSLFVAEADTVRKVEINAGLYDEQYVEVLDGVEEGAFVVTAGQGGLRHGSRISALNAAAAGYGEAVVASAAGR; from the coding sequence ATGACGCGCAAGCGGATGGCGATCGGTGCGGCGGCCCTGTTGACCCTCGCGGTCGCGGGCGTGTTCCTGTGGCAGGGCGGCAAGCTGCCCTTCGGCACTTCGAAGGCCGTGGCCGGCGCCGACACCACGCAAGGGGGGAAGGACGACCCCGAGGACGTGGCGGTGCCCGTGGAGCTGGCGTCCGCCTCGCGCCGCGCCATCGCGGCCTACTACCGTTCGGCCTCGACCGTGGAGGCGGACCGCCAGGTGGAGCTCGTGACGCGCGTCGGCGGCCGCGTCCACGCGCTGTCCGCCGAGGAGGGGGACTGGGTCGCCCAGGGCGCCGTGCTGGCCGAGCTGGAGAACGAGCGCGAGAAGGTGCAGCTGCGCCAGGCCGAGCTGAAGCTGGAGGACCAGCGCCGCCAGCTCGAGCGCAACCGCGCCATGATGGACCAGAAGCTGATCAGCGACCAGGAGTTCGACGTCGTGCGCGGCGCCCACGAGCTGGCCGAGACCGAGCGCGACCTGGCCCGCATCGCCCTGGAGGAGACGCGCCTGCGCGCGCCCTTCGCCGGGCAGATCACGCAGCGCCGCATCGTGGCGGGGCAGCAGGTGGCCGCCGGGGAGGCGATGGTCACCCTGGCCGACTTCTCGCCCCTGCGCGTGCGCGTCCACCTGCCCGAGGCGATCGCGCGCAAGGTGTCGGCGGGGCAGCGCGTGCTGGTCACGCCGGACGCCGAGGGGGCCGACCTCGAGGCGGTCGTCGAGCGCATCTCGCCGGTCGTCGACCCCGCCACCAGCACGGTGCGGCTGACGCTGCTGCTGCGCGACGCCGGCGCCGCCGTGCGCGCCGGCGGCTTCGTCAAGGTGCGCATCACCACCGACACCCACACCGACGCGCTGGCGGTGCCCAAGGCGGCCCTGGTCGAGGAGGGCGGGCTGCGCAGCCTGTTCGTGGCCGAGGCCGACACGGTGCGCAAGGTGGAGATCAACGCCGGGCTCTACGACGAGCAGTACGTGGAGGTGCTCGACGGCGTCGAGGAGGGGGCCTTCGTCGTGACGGCCGGGCAGGGCGGCCTGCGCCACGGCTCGCGCATCTCGGCCCTGAACGCGGCCGCGGCGGGCTACGGCGAGGCCGTCGTCGCCAGCGCGGCCGGACGCTGA